The Erythrobacter insulae genome window below encodes:
- a CDS encoding sugar kinase, which yields MADFLSFGEIMLRLKTPGHQRFFQSHEFEATFGGGEANVAVALSNYGLDAGFVSALPDNDIGENAIMELRKFGVDTAYVSRSGDRVGIYFLETGSNQRPSKVVYDRANSSICNASMDEFDWPTIFKGAKWLHITGITPALSQSAADLSMACVKAAKEAGVTVSCDFNFRGKLWKYGKTAPEVMRELVKYVDVGIANEEDCQKSLDISVDVDVESGELDTKKYEALGQKVLDIYPNMHTIAITLRESLSADRNNWSACLRTREDGFMLSKKYELTDIVDRVGGGDSFASALIYGLNAYEDRQQSLEFAVAASALKHTIMGDFNRVTVPEVEKLMGGDGSGRVQR from the coding sequence ATGGCTGACTTTCTTTCATTCGGCGAAATCATGCTTCGCCTTAAAACGCCGGGACACCAACGGTTTTTTCAATCGCACGAATTCGAAGCGACCTTTGGCGGAGGCGAGGCGAATGTTGCTGTCGCGCTGTCAAATTACGGGCTCGATGCTGGTTTTGTAAGCGCGCTGCCCGATAATGATATTGGCGAGAACGCAATTATGGAGCTGCGCAAATTCGGCGTGGATACAGCCTATGTGAGCCGCTCTGGCGACCGTGTCGGTATCTATTTCCTTGAAACAGGCTCCAACCAGCGCCCCTCCAAGGTGGTTTATGACCGTGCAAACTCATCGATCTGCAATGCGAGCATGGACGAGTTTGATTGGCCGACCATCTTCAAAGGCGCAAAATGGCTGCATATCACCGGCATCACGCCTGCGCTGAGCCAGTCTGCTGCCGATCTTTCGATGGCCTGCGTTAAGGCGGCAAAGGAAGCGGGCGTCACCGTTTCTTGCGACTTCAACTTCCGCGGCAAGCTTTGGAAATACGGTAAGACCGCGCCGGAAGTGATGCGCGAGCTCGTCAAATATGTTGATGTGGGTATTGCGAACGAAGAAGACTGCCAGAAGTCGCTCGATATCAGCGTTGATGTCGATGTGGAGAGCGGTGAACTTGATACAAAGAAGTATGAAGCGCTGGGCCAGAAGGTGCTTGATATCTATCCCAACATGCACACCATCGCGATCACCCTGCGTGAAAGCCTTAGCGCGGATCGTAACAACTGGTCTGCTTGCCTGCGCACACGCGAAGATGGCTTCATGCTCTCAAAGAAATACGAACTGACCGATATCGTGGACCGTGTTGGCGGCGGAGACAGCTTTGCCTCGGCATTGATTTACGGCCTCAACGCTTATGAAGACCGCCAGCAGAGCCTGGAATTTGCAGTCGCCGCGAGCGCGCTAAAACACACAATCATGGGCGATTTTAACCGCGTGACGGTGCCCGAAGTGGAAAAGCTAATGGGCGGCGACGGATCGGGGCGGGTCCAACGGTAG
- a CDS encoding MBL fold metallo-hydrolase, which yields MLLEKIKTPGLSHLSYLIASGGKAAVIDPRRDCEIYVEKARAQGMEITHIFETHRNEDLVTGSPILAEMTGAKVYHGPNAAGEVAFAETARDGEKFDIGQLTIEALETPGHTDDHLAFVIHDNGYSDGPVGVFTGDALFVGDVGRTDFYPERKREVAGMLYDSLQKLLALGDQAIIYPAHGAGSVCGSGMAEREFSTIGHERRNNPRLRIDGRGAFIDAKIAEHHYQPPYFRLMERLNLEGANAAPRILRPRRLDLGTLRKDQSDHVIDIRDPMAYASGHFPGSMCLPVGMISAFAGWFIHEDQSIRLVASDEDQLSQAMSHLVRIGLDNVVGGYTGVVPAAANGVTMKSIPMISTGTVKERLDQNASDWTLLDVRDAGERAAASIEGSKHIYVGELNERWQELGKQHHYTVMCASGMRASVAAGWLASRGFEKLDIYLGSMGAWKSAHG from the coding sequence ATGTTGCTTGAGAAAATCAAGACGCCCGGCCTCTCCCATCTCTCCTATCTGATCGCTTCCGGCGGCAAAGCGGCCGTTATCGATCCGCGGCGTGATTGCGAAATCTATGTCGAGAAAGCGCGCGCGCAGGGGATGGAGATCACCCATATCTTCGAAACCCATCGCAACGAGGACCTGGTCACAGGGTCCCCGATATTAGCGGAAATGACCGGGGCAAAGGTTTATCATGGTCCCAATGCGGCGGGCGAGGTTGCGTTTGCTGAAACGGCTCGAGATGGAGAGAAATTCGATATCGGTCAGCTCACGATCGAAGCCCTCGAGACACCCGGCCACACCGATGATCACCTTGCTTTCGTGATACATGATAATGGGTATTCGGATGGACCGGTCGGCGTGTTTACCGGTGACGCGCTGTTTGTCGGCGATGTTGGTCGCACCGATTTTTATCCCGAGCGCAAGCGGGAAGTCGCTGGCATGCTGTACGACTCGCTCCAGAAGCTTTTGGCATTGGGTGATCAGGCGATCATCTATCCCGCGCACGGAGCAGGATCGGTGTGCGGATCAGGCATGGCGGAGCGCGAGTTCTCGACCATTGGTCACGAGCGCCGCAACAATCCGCGGTTACGCATCGATGGGCGCGGCGCATTCATTGATGCGAAAATTGCAGAGCATCACTATCAGCCGCCTTATTTCCGTTTGATGGAGCGGCTTAACCTTGAAGGAGCAAACGCGGCGCCGCGCATCCTGAGGCCCCGCCGGCTGGATTTGGGCACATTGCGAAAGGATCAGTCCGACCATGTGATAGATATCCGTGACCCGATGGCTTATGCATCGGGCCATTTCCCCGGCTCTATGTGCCTGCCTGTCGGAATGATCTCGGCATTCGCTGGCTGGTTCATCCACGAAGATCAATCAATCAGGCTGGTGGCGTCTGACGAGGATCAGCTTTCACAGGCCATGTCGCATCTTGTGCGCATTGGCCTTGATAATGTTGTCGGTGGCTATACCGGCGTCGTTCCGGCGGCGGCCAATGGCGTGACCATGAAAAGCATACCGATGATATCGACCGGCACTGTCAAAGAACGGCTCGACCAGAACGCATCCGACTGGACGCTTCTCGATGTGCGCGATGCCGGCGAACGTGCGGCTGCCTCCATCGAAGGATCCAAGCACATTTACGTCGGTGAGCTTAACGAACGCTGGCAGGAGCTCGGCAAACAGCATCACTATACCGTGATGTGCGCCAGCGGCATGCGCGCCTCGGTGGCAGCAGGATGGCTAGCTAGCCGGGGTTTTGAAAAGCTGGATATCTACCTTGGCTCGATGGGGGCGTGGAAGTCTGCTCATGGGTGA
- a CDS encoding methyltransferase family protein, giving the protein MSLRIPPPLVALLSVLLMWLFTEHLPSWQFAVPYAGFIAGALIAAGFGIDIVSVLAFRRAKTTVTPLKPEKASRLVVSGFYRFSRNPMYLGMLLILAGVAVWFGSFANIIILIAFVFYITAFQIKPEEARLDQLFGAEYRAYRQRVRRWL; this is encoded by the coding sequence ATGAGTCTGCGCATTCCTCCGCCGCTTGTGGCGCTTCTCTCGGTGCTGCTGATGTGGCTTTTCACCGAGCACCTGCCGAGCTGGCAGTTCGCTGTTCCATATGCCGGTTTCATTGCAGGTGCCCTCATAGCGGCAGGCTTCGGCATCGATATCGTTTCGGTGCTGGCATTCCGGCGCGCCAAGACGACTGTTACCCCTCTCAAACCCGAAAAAGCATCGCGTTTGGTCGTGTCCGGATTCTATCGGTTCTCCCGAAATCCCATGTATTTAGGAATGTTACTGATTCTCGCTGGCGTCGCAGTGTGGTTCGGCTCGTTTGCCAACATTATCATCCTGATCGCGTTCGTGTTCTACATCACAGCGTTTCAGATAAAGCCTGAAGAAGCGCGTCTCGATCAGCTATTCGGCGCGGAATATCGAGCGTATCGGCAGCGGGTGAGACGATGGCTCTAA
- a CDS encoding transferrin-binding protein-like solute binding protein, protein MKSNKFVFSSVATALAFALSACGGGGGGGVTSTPTPPPGGGGGSGGGSGGGGGGGTPAPTPPPSNANGDLTGTLLSETFTNVAASASLSANSTSVTVSEGAITATIVYDADTQSYTLETPGGSITFAPTDIDDSQSNSGAVVYSITNGDTTNTLTLTRPGTSGALTFQYVGSAFWQSTTVGTTTGSGRIESIVYGVETPDGGVPSTGSADYAIDLIGAVTVGENVSGLAGIGTASVDFVSGNMIIVGQLTLAPFLGSDSSFSGVASLSSSSGAFSGTFRLNDFGQFDGDIAGRLFGPNAEEIGGAFSLSNIGADRVATGTIMGRQDNTPPNTQFNDDEPLLDNSQTFTATETVLSFNAVDRSGQPGFLNFDSIGTAQSQLSIRYDANSERFLFSGDGVEGLLDPVFGFQNLGPRTRASISSSRLTYVNASGWKLSDPDNLSPTSRHSFFVYGFETPVGDLPTTGSAGYTLNFSGSGVDPDYNADLLIDGTGVLIADFETGVLDLSGGLNIRENIFLSGVPSFQTVANLTGSGMIASGVNSFSGTLSFDSLGNYTGTFDGSFFGPAAEETGGTFTAADDNGQIVGSFIGEQDDTLTGGQTLAGATEPVDAYALFTTGGSLPRGDDVRFDPATGTYEIVVNPDSQQEFSLALSTANLDQAQSNDTFSVYTRPGEPGVIDRILTPGDANSAIALTYTSFAQIGLQTSPRGLESQTMGVFGIQTPSAALPKAGSGTYDGVVFAIGEVAPTGYRGEINGTSELIADFSAGTLGLTFNLTQADAMNTVIGTYLFDGTIATNGFFGGARQGEGFVGSLNGAFFGPNAQEFGAAFDIIDDVPAGRTFIEGVTVGKRR, encoded by the coding sequence ATGAAATCTAATAAATTCGTATTTAGTTCTGTCGCGACTGCTTTGGCATTCGCTCTATCAGCGTGCGGCGGGGGCGGCGGCGGCGGTGTTACCAGTACGCCTACCCCTCCCCCTGGCGGCGGCGGCGGTAGCGGCGGTGGTAGTGGTGGCGGCGGTGGCGGAGGAACGCCTGCACCAACTCCCCCGCCCAGCAACGCCAACGGGGATCTCACCGGAACACTGTTAAGCGAAACATTCACCAACGTTGCGGCGTCAGCCTCTCTGAGTGCCAACAGCACAAGCGTTACCGTATCCGAAGGGGCGATCACGGCGACAATCGTGTATGATGCAGACACACAGTCTTACACATTAGAAACTCCGGGCGGATCCATCACCTTTGCCCCCACCGATATTGACGACTCGCAAAGCAATAGCGGCGCGGTGGTGTATTCCATCACCAACGGCGACACGACCAATACGCTCACTCTGACACGGCCGGGCACATCGGGCGCGCTTACATTCCAGTATGTCGGCAGCGCTTTCTGGCAATCGACCACTGTAGGAACCACTACTGGATCGGGGCGGATTGAATCGATTGTCTATGGTGTGGAAACACCCGATGGGGGCGTGCCCTCCACCGGTTCCGCAGACTATGCGATTGATCTGATCGGTGCAGTGACCGTTGGTGAGAACGTTTCTGGTCTTGCAGGTATCGGCACGGCCTCGGTTGATTTCGTTTCGGGCAATATGATCATTGTAGGCCAATTGACTTTGGCCCCCTTCCTCGGATCGGACAGCAGTTTTAGCGGCGTTGCGAGCCTTTCTTCTTCAAGCGGTGCATTCTCCGGCACGTTCAGGCTCAACGATTTCGGTCAATTCGATGGTGACATCGCCGGGCGGCTTTTTGGTCCCAACGCCGAAGAGATAGGCGGTGCATTCTCGCTTTCGAATATCGGAGCGGACCGGGTGGCCACCGGAACAATCATGGGACGCCAGGATAACACCCCGCCCAACACCCAGTTTAACGACGATGAGCCTCTGCTGGACAACAGCCAGACATTTACTGCGACCGAAACTGTGCTCTCTTTCAACGCAGTTGATCGATCAGGCCAGCCGGGATTTTTGAATTTCGATTCAATCGGCACCGCGCAAAGCCAGCTTTCGATCCGGTATGATGCCAATTCCGAGCGGTTTCTGTTTTCGGGTGACGGGGTAGAGGGTCTGCTCGATCCCGTGTTCGGCTTTCAAAATCTGGGGCCGCGCACTCGGGCCAGCATTTCATCGTCGCGGCTCACCTATGTCAACGCATCAGGATGGAAGCTGTCCGATCCTGACAATCTGAGCCCGACATCGCGGCATTCCTTTTTCGTGTACGGATTTGAAACACCGGTAGGCGATCTGCCGACGACAGGGAGCGCAGGATACACATTGAACTTTTCGGGCAGCGGTGTCGATCCTGACTACAATGCTGACCTTTTGATCGATGGCACAGGTGTCCTGATCGCAGACTTTGAAACTGGCGTCCTCGATCTAAGCGGCGGGCTGAACATTCGCGAGAATATTTTCCTGTCGGGTGTTCCCAGTTTTCAAACGGTCGCCAACCTCACCGGCTCTGGCATGATCGCATCCGGCGTGAATTCATTCAGCGGAACTCTCTCGTTCGACTCGCTTGGCAATTACACAGGGACGTTCGACGGTTCATTCTTTGGCCCGGCGGCGGAAGAAACCGGTGGCACATTCACAGCAGCGGATGATAACGGCCAGATTGTTGGCAGCTTTATCGGCGAACAAGACGATACGCTGACAGGGGGGCAGACTTTGGCCGGCGCAACTGAGCCAGTCGATGCCTACGCTCTGTTTACGACCGGTGGATCGCTACCTCGCGGAGACGATGTCCGGTTTGATCCGGCCACCGGCACATACGAAATCGTGGTCAATCCCGACTCGCAGCAGGAGTTCAGTCTGGCACTTTCAACAGCCAATCTGGATCAGGCCCAATCGAACGATACGTTCTCGGTTTACACGCGGCCAGGTGAACCCGGTGTAATCGACCGTATCCTTACTCCGGGAGACGCGAATTCGGCGATTGCGCTCACCTACACTTCATTTGCGCAAATCGGGCTTCAGACCTCGCCACGCGGGCTTGAATCACAAACGATGGGTGTGTTTGGCATTCAGACGCCCTCTGCCGCTTTACCGAAGGCAGGAAGCGGAACATATGACGGAGTGGTATTTGCCATCGGTGAGGTTGCGCCGACTGGATATCGGGGCGAAATCAATGGGACTTCGGAATTGATTGCCGATTTTAGTGCCGGAACGCTCGGGCTGACATTCAACCTGACGCAAGCCGACGCAATGAACACTGTGATCGGTACCTACCTGTTTGATGGCACAATCGCCACCAATGGATTTTTCGGCGGGGCGCGGCAGGGCGAAGGTTTTGTCGGCTCTTTGAACGGGGCATTCTTTGGGCCCAATGCACAGGAATTCGGGGCAGCATTCGACATCATTGACGATGTTCCTGCGGGCCGCACCTTCATCGAAGGCGTAACTGTCGGTAAGAGGCGGTGA
- a CDS encoding porin family protein, giving the protein MKNWVFSAIWILFAAWHGHALAQESESSEMASSPDSISLSPAQLFEFADKARSGGNYDTAESAYRALIQNSPMELRNEARFRLALMFADDLDRPQTAAILLREILDEQPDVARVRLELARMQIKLGNLREAERQLRAAQAAGLPPEVERAVRFFTSSMSAAKPFGVDFEVALAPDSNINRATRSDSLETVIGDFTLSDDAQETSGVGLALQGQARYRETLAGSTNLNLSASARGRLYRESQFDDYIVSLQAGPEFLSGSDRIRMNATASWRWFGTRPFTFSYGATADFRHILAKRAQLRMDGAIVHSDDRLNDLRSSDRISLSAGVDRAFTAQSGGGIRVSGARAIANDPGFSSVDAGIDMYAFRELGPVTLVASAGYNRLEFDERLLLFPRRRIDDRVELSLSGTFRNLRIGPLAPVVRIRFEDNQSTVGINDFQRVATEFGFGIAL; this is encoded by the coding sequence ATGAAAAATTGGGTTTTTTCGGCTATCTGGATCCTGTTTGCCGCTTGGCATGGCCATGCATTGGCGCAAGAGAGCGAAAGCAGCGAGATGGCTTCATCGCCGGATTCAATATCTCTATCACCTGCCCAATTGTTCGAGTTTGCTGACAAGGCACGCAGCGGCGGTAATTATGACACTGCGGAATCTGCCTACCGTGCTTTGATCCAGAACAGCCCGATGGAATTGCGCAACGAAGCGCGGTTTCGACTTGCGTTGATGTTCGCCGATGATCTCGACCGACCTCAAACCGCCGCCATTCTGCTGCGCGAAATTCTCGATGAACAACCTGATGTCGCCCGCGTAAGGCTTGAACTGGCCAGAATGCAGATCAAGCTGGGCAACCTGCGCGAAGCCGAACGGCAATTGCGTGCTGCGCAAGCTGCAGGCCTTCCGCCCGAAGTAGAACGAGCCGTCAGGTTCTTCACCTCTTCCATGAGCGCCGCCAAACCGTTTGGCGTCGATTTTGAAGTTGCCTTGGCACCGGACAGCAACATTAACCGGGCCACACGATCGGACTCGCTGGAAACTGTGATCGGTGATTTCACACTGTCCGATGACGCTCAGGAGACGTCAGGTGTCGGGCTCGCGCTTCAGGGACAGGCCCGGTACCGAGAAACCCTTGCCGGATCGACAAACCTCAATCTGAGCGCCAGTGCGCGGGGACGATTGTACCGCGAATCGCAGTTTGACGATTACATCGTCTCGCTTCAGGCCGGACCGGAATTTCTATCGGGCAGCGACCGGATACGAATGAACGCCACAGCATCGTGGCGCTGGTTTGGAACGCGCCCCTTTACGTTTTCCTATGGTGCAACGGCCGATTTCAGGCACATTCTGGCAAAGCGGGCACAGCTGCGTATGGACGGAGCCATTGTTCATTCCGATGACCGGCTGAATGACTTGCGATCCTCTGATCGGATTAGCCTGTCGGCGGGAGTAGACCGGGCGTTCACGGCCCAATCAGGCGGCGGGATCCGGGTTTCCGGCGCGCGCGCGATCGCCAATGACCCGGGGTTTTCCAGCGTCGATGCAGGGATCGACATGTATGCCTTTCGCGAGCTTGGGCCGGTCACGCTTGTGGCAAGTGCCGGATACAACCGGTTGGAATTTGACGAACGCCTGTTGTTGTTTCCACGGCGGCGGATCGATGATCGCGTTGAATTGAGTTTGTCAGGTACGTTTCGCAATCTGCGCATCGGTCCTTTGGCGCCGGTTGTGCGCATTCGATTTGAGGACAATCAATCGACAGTAGGAATTAATGATTTTCAAAGGGTTGCCACAGAGTTCGGATTTGGGATAGCACTCTGA
- a CDS encoding TIR domain-containing protein, whose protein sequence is MSGSEQPADIDKRGSDVFLSYSRDDQPRARKILELLEEAGISVWWDAMLEGGARFHEVTEANLENAAAVVVLWSEVSTKSHWVHDEATRGRDRGCLIPVSIDGTLPPLGFRQFQWIDVSNSDWTAGDPQIQKLIHAIAAKRDGEISEPALFAQTVSPPAKQADTIQTAPIISRRTAIIGGGVGALALSVAGIGAWSAGVFSGGGSSRRLAVMPFDVLGDPGDQVYFAEGFAGEIRSLLARNPLLHVAAKTSSSAFTGVSATAGEICEKLGVDFLLNGDVRIENGRLIGSSQLEDGRSDRVVRPFKIDAPFDNVLTLQQKIAAEIIQELAGSQGRMLSGKEIGGTANLAAYDAFLRGQEMYDSSTDEATDRAALALFDEAIRLDPEYAAATAMRGRTLGLIGNLYTGPANREQVYGGAIKAAERAIAIAPEFPNGHQVLGWIQVSGKLDMQAARAPYEKAYALGAGDAEILSRYAVFRGRIGDADGARKAIEAAMSLDPLNARVFRFAGYIEYYSGNYAEAIERLDQAIELQNPLSSYHYHVGLSQLALGDLDAAKTSFEADEFFVWNKTGLAIVEHKLGNIETAQAHFAELQDKQGDKSNYQYMQIQAQWGDQDAALEAMEAAWVARDSGLLQIYKDPLVDSLREQPRFDQLVRRMGFE, encoded by the coding sequence ATGAGCGGCTCTGAACAGCCTGCCGATATCGATAAGCGGGGAAGCGACGTATTCCTCAGCTATTCGCGCGACGATCAGCCGCGGGCTCGCAAGATTCTCGAGCTGTTGGAAGAGGCCGGCATTTCTGTGTGGTGGGATGCCATGCTGGAGGGCGGCGCGCGCTTCCACGAAGTTACCGAAGCAAATCTTGAAAACGCTGCGGCGGTCGTGGTGCTGTGGTCTGAGGTATCGACCAAATCGCATTGGGTGCATGACGAGGCGACGCGCGGGCGCGACCGTGGGTGTCTGATCCCTGTTTCAATCGACGGGACGCTGCCACCGCTTGGTTTCCGTCAGTTTCAATGGATTGACGTTTCGAACAGCGATTGGACTGCTGGCGATCCGCAAATTCAAAAGTTGATCCATGCCATTGCCGCGAAGCGCGATGGCGAAATCAGCGAACCGGCATTGTTTGCACAAACGGTCAGCCCGCCGGCCAAGCAAGCAGATACCATCCAGACAGCGCCGATAATTTCGCGCCGCACTGCGATCATTGGCGGCGGCGTGGGCGCGCTCGCGCTTTCGGTTGCGGGCATTGGCGCATGGAGCGCAGGTGTTTTCAGCGGAGGAGGCTCCAGCAGGCGACTGGCGGTAATGCCGTTTGACGTGCTGGGCGATCCGGGAGATCAGGTCTATTTCGCAGAAGGGTTTGCCGGAGAAATCCGATCCTTGCTTGCGCGAAACCCGCTATTGCACGTGGCGGCCAAGACATCGTCGAGCGCGTTCACGGGCGTGAGCGCGACAGCGGGCGAGATTTGCGAGAAATTGGGCGTCGATTTTCTGCTGAACGGTGATGTTCGGATTGAAAATGGACGCTTGATTGGCAGCTCCCAGCTGGAGGATGGCAGGTCGGACAGAGTCGTCCGGCCATTCAAGATCGATGCCCCCTTCGACAATGTTCTGACCTTACAGCAAAAAATTGCTGCCGAAATCATTCAGGAACTTGCAGGTTCCCAGGGACGAATGCTGTCTGGAAAAGAGATTGGCGGCACGGCCAATCTTGCGGCTTATGATGCATTTTTGCGCGGGCAGGAAATGTACGATTCCAGCACCGACGAAGCAACCGACCGTGCGGCTCTTGCTCTGTTTGACGAAGCAATCCGTCTGGACCCGGAATATGCCGCCGCTACCGCGATGAGAGGCCGTACGCTCGGTCTGATCGGAAACCTGTACACCGGACCCGCCAATCGCGAACAGGTGTATGGCGGCGCGATCAAGGCTGCTGAACGAGCAATCGCGATTGCTCCTGAATTTCCCAATGGCCATCAGGTTTTGGGATGGATTCAAGTGAGCGGTAAGCTGGACATGCAGGCCGCAAGGGCTCCGTATGAGAAAGCGTATGCATTGGGCGCAGGCGATGCCGAAATCTTGAGCCGTTATGCCGTATTCCGCGGCCGGATAGGAGATGCAGATGGTGCCCGCAAAGCTATCGAAGCTGCGATGTCGCTTGATCCGTTAAATGCCCGGGTCTTTCGGTTTGCCGGATACATCGAATATTATTCCGGCAATTATGCCGAAGCAATCGAACGCTTGGATCAAGCTATCGAGTTGCAAAATCCGCTTTCCAGTTATCACTACCACGTCGGGCTATCGCAACTGGCGCTAGGTGATCTAGACGCGGCAAAGACCAGCTTTGAAGCGGATGAGTTCTTCGTTTGGAACAAGACCGGGCTGGCGATTGTCGAGCATAAACTTGGCAATATCGAGACGGCGCAGGCGCACTTTGCCGAATTACAGGATAAGCAGGGCGACAAAAGCAATTATCAGTACATGCAAATCCAGGCGCAATGGGGTGATCAGGATGCCGCCCTTGAAGCGATGGAAGCTGCGTGGGTTGCACGCGACAGCGGACTTCTCCAAATTTACAAGGATCCGCTGGTGGATAGTTTGAGAGAGCAACCACGGTTTGACCAATTGGTTCGCCGGATGGGTTTTGAGTAA
- a CDS encoding serine protease: MNWTIRAALCGLALQCGSASLAQDPDQPIDQRDDDAEPLEPTKPGEARTWPSLIVKVSGDLDEAQRRTVMAVIDAMPSIRTGDNATHEIAPDPTFADHVVLFEIKGASEQHFRTELRIEGNPDLRDVFDFYGSDFMRKHAWAANVHLPIELGDAQNDGFAEELTSYLTGFARRASIINMAREDREEPVAACLSNAISPLDSCPMPRDGLAWNQVAKESPSYLTVSSIASGPRHFSVAAMDRTGTIFPIPLYPAESEDSSPDQGEASRRSVFAVSQSDVAQALPLGSYDLLVASSPYPIDPRLWQSGGDTDLYPQVCDQPFERALCSALKGEQGGMIWNWEGGFAAIPISVTKKVSPVRRLIRGSFAIPAVSRWQAQLLRYPPAQERAASPSASRTDFIGWHKCGGTYLGDGFVLTAAHCILDNPKEMRVRLGTRHIKFGGTTFKVRSLVRHSAGSSGDGRVDLAVLQLLASRDQLSNVGELAPLNPSTAANPSFNRLSGITVTGWGFEKPRKAGERGWIAADGTTQTRPDRLKQLELKNLDKSECTKESQFSAYKADDILCMVGVEEGGDACAGDSGGPVSRRASGRRELIGVVSSGIGCGLKGKAGVYVNVGRYAGWIERAKTMMKNREPGNYSLGGR, translated from the coding sequence ATGAATTGGACGATCAGAGCAGCTTTGTGCGGGTTAGCGCTGCAATGCGGATCGGCATCGCTGGCCCAGGATCCTGATCAACCCATTGATCAGAGAGACGATGATGCCGAGCCGCTGGAGCCAACCAAGCCCGGCGAAGCCCGCACCTGGCCCTCTTTGATCGTCAAGGTTTCCGGCGATCTTGATGAAGCACAGCGACGCACAGTTATGGCTGTGATTGATGCCATGCCGTCGATCAGAACAGGCGATAATGCCACCCACGAAATTGCGCCCGACCCGACCTTTGCCGATCATGTCGTGCTGTTCGAAATCAAAGGCGCAAGCGAGCAACATTTCCGCACCGAATTGAGAATTGAAGGAAATCCAGACTTAAGAGACGTTTTCGATTTTTATGGATCTGATTTCATGCGTAAACACGCATGGGCTGCCAACGTTCACCTTCCGATTGAGCTGGGCGATGCGCAAAATGATGGATTTGCAGAGGAATTGACCTCTTATCTGACCGGCTTCGCCCGCCGCGCTTCAATCATCAACATGGCGCGGGAAGATAGAGAAGAACCCGTCGCCGCCTGCCTCAGCAATGCGATTTCGCCGCTGGATTCCTGCCCGATGCCGCGCGATGGATTGGCGTGGAACCAGGTTGCCAAAGAAAGCCCAAGCTATCTTACTGTTTCCAGCATAGCGTCCGGCCCGCGGCATTTTTCGGTTGCCGCCATGGACCGGACCGGAACCATTTTTCCCATCCCACTTTATCCGGCCGAAAGCGAAGACAGTTCACCGGATCAAGGCGAAGCATCGCGAAGGTCCGTTTTCGCTGTATCACAAAGCGACGTCGCGCAGGCTCTTCCGCTGGGGAGTTATGATCTACTCGTCGCATCGAGCCCATATCCGATTGACCCGAGGCTGTGGCAAAGCGGCGGCGATACAGATCTCTACCCGCAAGTGTGTGACCAACCCTTTGAACGCGCCCTTTGCAGTGCATTAAAAGGAGAACAGGGCGGCATGATTTGGAATTGGGAGGGAGGTTTCGCTGCCATTCCAATTTCGGTGACAAAGAAAGTAAGCCCGGTTCGGCGGTTGATCCGGGGCAGCTTTGCCATTCCAGCAGTAAGCCGGTGGCAGGCTCAATTGCTGCGATATCCGCCAGCACAGGAACGTGCCGCTTCGCCATCTGCCTCGCGCACCGATTTTATCGGGTGGCACAAATGCGGCGGCACCTATCTTGGCGATGGTTTCGTCCTGACTGCGGCGCATTGTATCCTTGATAACCCAAAAGAAATGCGGGTTCGGCTGGGCACGCGCCACATCAAATTCGGCGGCACCACGTTTAAGGTCAGGTCGCTGGTCCGGCATAGCGCTGGGTCATCCGGTGATGGCAGAGTGGATCTCGCGGTCTTGCAGCTTTTGGCAAGCAGGGATCAGCTGTCGAATGTAGGCGAACTCGCACCGCTTAATCCATCGACCGCTGCCAACCCGTCATTCAACCGGCTGAGCGGGATCACCGTGACTGGCTGGGGCTTTGAAAAACCCCGCAAAGCCGGCGAAAGGGGCTGGATCGCAGCCGATGGAACGACGCAAACGCGGCCAGATCGCCTTAAGCAATTGGAGCTCAAAAACCTGGATAAGAGCGAGTGCACCAAGGAAAGCCAGTTCTCTGCATACAAAGCGGACGACATTCTTTGCATGGTGGGCGTCGAAGAAGGCGGGGATGCATGTGCAGGCGATAGCGGGGGGCCAGTAAGCCGGCGTGCATCGGGCAGACGCGAATTGATTGGCGTTGTGTCGTCGGGGATTGGCTGCGGGCTGAAAGGCAAGGCGGGCGTTTATGTCAATGTCGGTCGATATGCCGGCTGGATCGAACGCGCTAAAACGATGATGAAAAATAGAGAACCTGGCAATTACAGCCTCGGCGGGCGCTAA